Proteins found in one Mustela lutreola isolate mMusLut2 chromosome 12, mMusLut2.pri, whole genome shotgun sequence genomic segment:
- the LOC131812454 gene encoding procathepsin L-like isoform X1, protein MHPSLFLAALCLGIASAAPQPNQSLDARWSQWKAAHKRLYNKDEEGRRRTVWEMNLKVIEQHNQEYSQGKHSFTMAMNDFGDLTSEEFQQVLSDLKIQKQEDRNVFQAPLFAEIPSSVDWREKGYVTPVKDQGQCQSCWAFSAAGALEGQMFRKTGKLVSLSEQNLVDCSWSQGNEGCRGGLMDFAFQYVMDNGGLESEESYPYLARNGYCRYRPEKSAANVTTFWHVYNEEDGLMTAVATVGPVSAAVDSSPYSFQFYKTGIYYDPSCSNTRLNHGVLVVGYGFEGEESEDKKYWIVKNSWGTNWGMEGYMLLAKDRDNHCGIASMASFPVV, encoded by the exons ATGCATCCTTCTCTCTTCTTGGCTGCCCTTTGCCTGGGAATAGCCTCAGCTGCTCCACAACCCAATCAGAGCTTAGATGCACGCTGGTCTCAGTGGAAGGCGGCCCACAAGAGACTATACAACAAG GATGAAGAAGGACGGAGGAGAACAGTGTGGGAGATGAATCTGAAAGTGATTGAACAGCACAACCAGGAGTACAGCCAAGGGAAACACAGCTTCACAATGGCAATGAATGACTTTGGTGACCTG ACCAGTGAAGAATTCCAACAGGTGTTGAGTGACCTTAAAATCCAGAAGCAAGAGGACCGGAATGTGTTCCAAGCACCTCTCTTTGCTGAGATCCCCTCGTCCGTGGACTGGAGAGAGAAAGGCTACGTGACCCCCGTGAAGGATCAG GGTCAGTGTCAATCTTGTTGGGCTTTTAGTGCAGCTGGTGCCCTTGAAGGACAGATGTTCCGGAAAACGGGCAAACTTGTGTCACTGAGCGAGCAGAACCTCGTGGACTGCTCTTGGTCTCAAGGCAATGAGGGCTGCCGCGGTGGCCTGATGGATTTTGCCTTCCAATATGTTATGGACAACGGAGGCCTGGAATCCGAGGAATCCTACCCGTATCTTGCAAGG AATGGCTACTGCAGATACAGGCCTGAGAAATCTGCCGCCAATGTGACTACCTTCTGGCACGTCTATAACGAGGAGGATGGTCTTATGACCGCAGTGGCAACTGTGGGGCCCGTCTCTGCTGCTGTAGACTCAAGCCCGTATTCCTTCCAGTTCTATAAAACAG GCATTTACTATGATCCAAGCTGCAGCAATACACGCCTGAATCACGGCGTTCTGGTGGTTGGCTATGGCTTTGAAGGAGAAGAATCGGAGGACAAAAAATACTGGATAGTCAAGAACAG CTGGGGTACAAACTGGGGCATGGAGGGCTACATGCTGTTGGCCAAGGACCGGGACAACCACTGTGGAATCGCCTCCATGGCCAGCTTTCCTGTCGTGTGA
- the LOC131812454 gene encoding procathepsin L-like isoform X2, with protein sequence MHPSLFLAALCLGIASAAPQPNQSLDARWSQWKAAHKRLYNKDEEGRRRTVWEMNLKVIEQHNQEYSQGKHSFTMAMNDFGDLTSEEFQQVLSDLKIQKQEDRNVFQAPLFAEIPSSVDWREKGYVTPVKDQGQCQSCWAFSAAGALEGQMFRKTGKLVSLSEQNLVDCSWSQGNEGCRGGLMDFAFQYVMDNGGLESEESYPYLARNGYCRYRPEKSAANVTTFWHVYNEEDGLMTAVATVGPVSAAVDSSPYSFQFYKTAGVQTGAWRATCCWPRTGTTTVESPPWPAFLSCEMRAYRRLDWEPNIEKMNFVRKPTTSYDTG encoded by the exons ATGCATCCTTCTCTCTTCTTGGCTGCCCTTTGCCTGGGAATAGCCTCAGCTGCTCCACAACCCAATCAGAGCTTAGATGCACGCTGGTCTCAGTGGAAGGCGGCCCACAAGAGACTATACAACAAG GATGAAGAAGGACGGAGGAGAACAGTGTGGGAGATGAATCTGAAAGTGATTGAACAGCACAACCAGGAGTACAGCCAAGGGAAACACAGCTTCACAATGGCAATGAATGACTTTGGTGACCTG ACCAGTGAAGAATTCCAACAGGTGTTGAGTGACCTTAAAATCCAGAAGCAAGAGGACCGGAATGTGTTCCAAGCACCTCTCTTTGCTGAGATCCCCTCGTCCGTGGACTGGAGAGAGAAAGGCTACGTGACCCCCGTGAAGGATCAG GGTCAGTGTCAATCTTGTTGGGCTTTTAGTGCAGCTGGTGCCCTTGAAGGACAGATGTTCCGGAAAACGGGCAAACTTGTGTCACTGAGCGAGCAGAACCTCGTGGACTGCTCTTGGTCTCAAGGCAATGAGGGCTGCCGCGGTGGCCTGATGGATTTTGCCTTCCAATATGTTATGGACAACGGAGGCCTGGAATCCGAGGAATCCTACCCGTATCTTGCAAGG AATGGCTACTGCAGATACAGGCCTGAGAAATCTGCCGCCAATGTGACTACCTTCTGGCACGTCTATAACGAGGAGGATGGTCTTATGACCGCAGTGGCAACTGTGGGGCCCGTCTCTGCTGCTGTAGACTCAAGCCCGTATTCCTTCCAGTTCTATAAAACAG CTGGGGTACAAACTGGGGCATGGAGGGCTACATGCTGTTGGCCAAGGACCGGGACAACCACTGTGGAATCGCCTCCATGGCCAGCTTTCCTGTCGTGTGAGATGAGGGCGTACAGAAGGCTTGACTGGGAACCGAATATCGAGAAGATGAATTTTGTTCGAAAGCCGACCACATCTTATGATACGGGATAA